A genome region from Tolypothrix sp. PCC 7712 includes the following:
- a CDS encoding DUF928 domain-containing protein: MNKNYLSKKYWMTKLALSLFLLCFFFLTSIVFANTTKGPTYPTRPQNPTIGNGNRGGCNADTTATLTVLNSIYGKTVSTQPVFSWFVPDTQPYPMELYLYEYSEKGKGKEIFEQIPLQSKSGIMNYLFPKEKGSLSIGKKYIWQIAFLCDNKNPIKNVIAEAVFEVINIPISLKIQLNQAKSNRERAELYAKFGFWYDALAEIDDDHKNREFKLNLLEKITQSEIQGANSLQGISKKELEDQAKRLQLVIDVEKQKR, from the coding sequence ATGAATAAAAATTATTTATCCAAAAAATATTGGATGACTAAACTAGCATTATCTTTGTTTCTCCTATGTTTTTTCTTCCTGACAAGTATAGTATTTGCAAATACTACAAAAGGGCCGACATACCCTACTCGTCCACAAAATCCAACTATCGGAAATGGAAATAGAGGAGGATGTAATGCTGATACAACAGCAACCCTAACAGTCCTTAATTCTATTTATGGAAAAACCGTTTCTACTCAACCAGTATTTTCTTGGTTTGTACCTGATACTCAACCATACCCGATGGAATTGTATCTTTATGAATATAGTGAAAAGGGTAAAGGGAAAGAGATTTTCGAGCAAATTCCTTTACAAAGCAAATCAGGAATTATGAATTATCTTTTTCCAAAAGAGAAGGGTAGTTTATCTATTGGGAAAAAATATATTTGGCAAATAGCGTTTCTGTGTGACAATAAGAACCCAATTAAAAATGTAATTGCAGAAGCAGTTTTTGAGGTTATCAATATTCCAATCAGCTTAAAAATTCAACTCAATCAGGCAAAAAGTAATAGAGAGAGAGCAGAATTATATGCTAAATTTGGTTTTTGGTATGATGCTCTAGCCGAAATAGATGATGACCATAAAAATAGAGAATTTAAATTAAATTTGTTAGAAAAAATCACACAGTCTGAAATCCAAGGAGCAAATAGTTTACAGGGTATTAGCAAGAAAGAACTAGAAGATCAAGCTAAACGACTTCAATTAGTTATCGATGTAGAAAAACAGAAGCGATAA
- a CDS encoding CHASE2 domain-containing protein — translation MSLRRIGVLPGIVAIGFVIAARMLGSLQSLELAAYDTFMRLRPNEPIDERILIVGINEEDIQKLKKYPVPDGEIAKLLRTLQSYQPAAVGLDIYRDIPVEPGHKELASVFKEMKNLVGVEKILHDIVNPPLNLPQDQVGFVDAPVDRSGTQRRTLLAAPNHKNEWRLSLSLKLADIYLKTKGIELKEEETPSKEYIMKFNSTKIPSLLPNSGSYISEDNGGYQTLINFRSNHKPFRIVSLGDINNRKVNHSWIHNKIVLIGITTSSVKDYIFSNTIKNQDNSLIYGIEIHAHVTSQLISAVLNKRPFINYWNEIWEYIWIITWGCLSITLGRKLRSPLILIFYVFITIITFIIACYLLIFKGLWVPFVPPFLILTVNGFATVLAAIDRNEASLRVQIQERQLVINTVEKTFNIIHNGPLQTIARMLRQAEDNQEISTDIFLSELGKLNQELRSVYRLVKQESFMGGNRFYLNQQKEVDLKKSLHEVLNEVYIDVFDRDFPYFAAIKFNVVSFKPLDEKNLTLELRHSICRFLEEALCNVGKYAINATKVEIICDCKQGKNIIRVTDNGLGLDGVTNSSHQGFGTQQAMTLAKQLGGKFERVANSPKGTICQLTWSSKKIWLWKW, via the coding sequence ATGAGTTTAAGACGTATTGGTGTATTACCGGGAATTGTAGCAATTGGTTTTGTCATAGCAGCACGAATGCTAGGTTCATTGCAATCATTGGAACTGGCTGCATACGATACGTTTATGCGTTTGCGTCCAAATGAACCTATAGATGAAAGAATTTTGATTGTTGGAATTAACGAAGAGGATATTCAAAAATTAAAAAAATATCCAGTTCCCGATGGAGAAATTGCTAAGTTATTACGAACATTACAAAGTTATCAACCTGCTGCGGTTGGGCTAGATATTTATAGAGATATACCTGTTGAACCAGGACATAAGGAATTAGCTAGCGTCTTTAAAGAGATGAAAAATTTGGTTGGTGTGGAAAAGATTTTGCATGATATTGTAAATCCTCCTTTGAATTTACCACAAGATCAAGTAGGATTTGTCGATGCTCCTGTTGATAGAAGCGGTACACAAAGACGTACTTTATTGGCTGCACCAAATCATAAAAATGAATGGCGACTTTCTTTATCGCTTAAATTAGCAGATATTTATTTGAAAACAAAAGGGATTGAATTGAAAGAAGAGGAAACTCCGAGTAAAGAATACATTATGAAGTTTAATTCCACGAAAATTCCGTCATTATTACCAAATTCTGGTAGCTATATTTCTGAGGATAATGGTGGATATCAGACACTAATAAATTTTCGCAGTAATCATAAACCTTTTCGCATAGTTTCCCTTGGAGACATCAACAATCGAAAAGTGAATCATAGTTGGATTCACAATAAAATAGTACTAATTGGTATTACTACTTCTAGTGTCAAGGATTATATTTTTTCTAATACTATAAAAAATCAAGATAATTCATTGATTTACGGCATCGAAATACATGCTCATGTCACTAGTCAACTTATAAGTGCAGTTTTAAACAAAAGACCTTTCATCAACTATTGGAATGAGATTTGGGAATATATTTGGATAATTACTTGGGGATGCTTGAGTATTACCTTAGGGCGAAAATTACGTTCTCCATTAATACTTATTTTTTATGTATTTATCACAATTATTACTTTCATAATAGCGTGTTATTTGTTAATATTTAAAGGCTTGTGGGTTCCATTTGTTCCACCATTTTTGATATTGACTGTTAATGGTTTTGCTACAGTATTAGCAGCAATTGATAGAAATGAAGCAAGTTTACGAGTACAGATTCAGGAACGTCAACTAGTGATTAATACGGTTGAGAAAACATTTAATATTATCCATAATGGCCCACTACAAACTATTGCTCGAATGCTTAGGCAAGCCGAAGATAATCAAGAAATATCTACAGACATATTTTTATCAGAACTGGGTAAACTTAATCAAGAATTGCGAAGTGTTTATAGATTAGTTAAGCAAGAAAGCTTTATGGGGGGCAATCGTTTTTATCTCAATCAACAAAAAGAAGTTGATTTAAAAAAATCTCTTCATGAAGTCCTTAATGAAGTGTATATTGATGTTTTTGATAGAGATTTTCCCTACTTTGCTGCAATTAAATTTAATGTAGTAAGTTTTAAACCTCTTGATGAAAAAAACTTGACTCTCGAACTCAGACATAGTATTTGTCGTTTTCTAGAAGAAGCACTATGTAATGTTGGTAAATACGCGATAAATGCTACGAAGGTAGAGATTATTTGTGATTGCAAGCAGGGGAAAAATATAATAAGAGTTACAGACAACGGTTTAGGACTTGATGGAGTTACTAACTCATCTCATCAAGGATTTGGAACCCAGCAAGCAATGACTTTAGCTAAACAGTTGGGTGGAAAATTTGAACGTGTTGCTAATTCTCCAAAAGGAACAATTTGCCAACTTACTTGGTCATCAAAAAAAATCTGGCTGTGGAAATGGTAG
- a CDS encoding Spy/CpxP family protein refolding chaperone, translating into MSLRRLSLITAIIIALSGASAFAQARGSFFGENLAQNSTNLSKPRRPQSGWLQELNLTSAQVQQMKQIRSQSQSQIKPKRQAVQQAQQELRNLLAGTASKQQVLTKYNQLKVLKQQLADAQFENTLAIREILTVEQRQKFAEHLYKSK; encoded by the coding sequence ATGTCTTTACGTCGTTTGTCTCTGATTACAGCGATAATTATTGCACTTAGTGGTGCTAGTGCTTTTGCTCAAGCAAGGGGTTCATTTTTCGGAGAAAATTTAGCTCAAAATTCTACAAATTTATCAAAACCGCGTCGTCCCCAATCAGGTTGGCTTCAGGAGTTGAATTTAACATCTGCACAAGTCCAACAAATGAAGCAAATTCGGAGTCAATCCCAAAGTCAAATTAAGCCCAAAAGACAAGCGGTGCAGCAAGCGCAGCAAGAATTACGCAATTTATTGGCAGGAACAGCCTCTAAACAACAAGTGCTAACAAAATACAACCAACTGAAAGTCCTCAAGCAACAACTAGCTGATGCTCAGTTTGAAAATACCTTGGCAATTCGCGAGATTTTAACTGTAGAGCAAAGACAGAAGTTTGCTGAACATTTATACAAGTCAAAATAA
- a CDS encoding CHAT domain-containing protein produces MSSRYQKHRLIALFCGIGFTLSLWLGQLSSTNLQVQLGEVATAQNSNSSQLVQKGIDSYRLGNFQQAIDFWNEALKFYKNHQNPVSEAIVRENLARAYPQIGHTEAAITNWEQVISLYRKLQSSQHREEKIASATTELAQVYSSIGQPKKAIALLCNPEENDNNEDKKKQKDNNENCTKNSILQFAQDTSLEIAILGTLGDAYRLTGTDDYEKAIYYLESGLKKAKEKEKKNPVYFTSLNNSLGNTYLQKALLNYRRALSPVGSFNDTSKFKQYAKEEIKKAHIHLQQSLTNAQIQSDKKSEIKAIESLGHLYKTLEQEEFKEILDTDNTLNKINPSQEIKKLLEQGNNILKDLPRNRERVYTTINLINLQKSTARKCIASNFDKQAEELLDDAINIAQSLKDSRAESFALGEKGYMYECRQEYGSAIAFTEKARVAAETAKSPDSLYLWEWQIGRILKAQNQTEEAIKAYERAINTLEGSTRADILTANRDIQFDFRDSIEPIYRDLVAMKLSLETSVEASGKSIEPKDDKSDFSSILKTIDSLKLAELQNYFGDDCNFPAFNQSRNNLQDISAENFVNKFIVESQKNLKNTAFISTFILEDKTAIILTLPDGTSSLGWYPKKREEVEKEIDQFRINIQNLTGRGEFNNKFAKNIYDWMIGKFKFLQQENHENHIDTLVFIQDGVLRNVPMAALHDGKQFLIQRYAIATIPSLTLTKAEPMNRRNLRVLALGLSQEAEVNGQRFKALSNVVEEVEEIRKKISGKQLLDPKFTYDNLEEELKRDSYPIIHIATHGQFGIRPEDTFIVTGDNNKITFNELDKIIRRFARNTELLELLTLTACETATGDNRSTLGLGGVAVQAGAKSALASLWMINDGIAGQVAVGFYDELLRSPKVSKAKALQTVLIKFIVDENANTFNHPRYWSPFVMIGNWL; encoded by the coding sequence GTGTCAAGCCGATATCAGAAACATAGATTGATAGCATTATTCTGCGGAATCGGCTTTACTCTTTCTCTATGGTTGGGTCAGTTATCATCCACAAATTTACAGGTGCAACTAGGGGAAGTCGCAACAGCACAAAATAGTAACTCAAGTCAACTAGTTCAAAAAGGTATCGATAGTTATCGTTTAGGAAATTTTCAACAAGCGATCGACTTTTGGAACGAAGCGCTAAAATTCTACAAAAACCATCAAAACCCTGTTAGCGAAGCTATTGTGCGAGAAAATTTAGCGAGAGCATATCCACAAATCGGTCACACAGAAGCAGCAATTACCAATTGGGAGCAAGTTATTAGCTTATATCGAAAACTTCAAAGCAGTCAGCACAGAGAAGAAAAAATCGCTAGCGCCACAACTGAGTTAGCGCAAGTATACAGCAGTATCGGACAACCAAAAAAGGCGATCGCGCTTTTGTGTAATCCTGAAGAAAATGATAATAATGAGGACAAGAAGAAACAAAAAGATAATAATGAGAACTGTACAAAAAATAGTATTTTGCAATTTGCCCAAGACACTAGTTTAGAAATAGCTATTTTAGGTACTTTAGGTGATGCCTATCGACTAACAGGAACAGACGATTACGAAAAGGCAATTTACTATCTTGAATCTGGTTTAAAGAAAGCAAAAGAAAAAGAAAAGAAAAATCCTGTTTATTTTACTTCACTCAACAATAGTCTAGGTAACACTTATTTACAAAAAGCTTTATTAAACTACCGTCGTGCTTTGAGTCCAGTCGGAAGCTTTAATGATACTTCCAAATTTAAACAATATGCCAAGGAAGAAATAAAAAAAGCACATATTCATTTACAGCAAAGCCTGACAAATGCTCAAATTCAATCAGATAAAAAATCTGAAATTAAAGCAATAGAAAGCTTAGGTCATCTATACAAAACTTTAGAACAAGAAGAATTTAAAGAAATTCTAGATACTGATAACACACTTAATAAAATTAATCCTTCCCAAGAAATTAAAAAATTATTAGAGCAAGGGAATAATATCTTAAAAGATTTACCCCGAAATCGAGAACGAGTATATACGACCATCAATTTAATCAATTTGCAAAAATCAACAGCGAGAAAATGTATAGCATCAAATTTTGATAAGCAAGCTGAAGAACTACTCGATGATGCTATTAATATTGCCCAAAGCCTGAAAGATAGTCGTGCGGAGTCATTTGCATTAGGAGAAAAGGGTTATATGTACGAATGTCGTCAAGAATATGGAAGTGCGATCGCATTTACCGAAAAAGCCAGAGTCGCAGCAGAAACTGCAAAGTCTCCAGATAGCTTGTATTTGTGGGAGTGGCAAATTGGACGTATTCTTAAGGCGCAAAACCAGACAGAAGAAGCAATTAAAGCTTACGAGCGAGCAATTAATACATTAGAAGGAAGCACCCGTGCTGATATTTTAACAGCAAATCGAGATATTCAATTTGACTTCCGAGATAGTATCGAGCCAATTTACCGCGATTTAGTTGCAATGAAACTCAGCTTGGAGACATCAGTTGAAGCATCAGGTAAATCTATTGAGCCTAAAGACGATAAAAGTGATTTCAGTTCTATTCTTAAGACTATTGATTCTTTAAAATTAGCGGAATTACAAAACTATTTTGGTGATGATTGTAATTTTCCAGCTTTCAATCAAAGTAGAAATAACTTGCAGGATATTTCAGCAGAGAATTTTGTAAATAAATTTATTGTTGAATCCCAGAAAAATTTGAAGAATACAGCTTTTATTAGTACCTTTATTTTAGAAGATAAGACAGCAATAATTTTAACCCTTCCAGATGGTACAAGTAGTTTGGGATGGTATCCCAAAAAACGTGAAGAAGTTGAAAAGGAAATTGATCAATTTCGTATTAATATACAAAATTTAACAGGCAGAGGTGAGTTTAATAATAAATTTGCTAAAAACATTTACGATTGGATGATTGGCAAATTTAAATTCTTACAGCAAGAAAATCATGAAAATCATATTGACACTTTAGTCTTTATCCAAGATGGTGTTTTACGAAATGTGCCGATGGCAGCACTTCATGACGGTAAGCAGTTTTTAATTCAGCGATATGCCATTGCGACAATCCCTAGTTTGACTTTGACTAAAGCAGAACCAATGAATCGTCGAAATTTACGGGTACTAGCTTTAGGTTTAAGCCAAGAAGCTGAGGTAAATGGTCAACGATTTAAGGCACTTTCTAATGTAGTCGAAGAAGTAGAAGAAATTAGAAAGAAGATATCGGGAAAACAATTGTTAGACCCTAAATTTACATATGACAACTTGGAAGAAGAACTCAAGAGAGATTCTTACCCTATTATTCATATAGCAACTCATGGGCAATTTGGTATTAGACCAGAAGACACTTTTATCGTTACGGGAGATAACAATAAAATTACCTTCAACGAATTAGATAAAATAATTCGTAGATTTGCTCGTAATACCGAACTGTTAGAATTATTAACTTTGACGGCTTGTGAAACAGCCACAGGAGATAATCGTTCTACTTTAGGATTAGGAGGTGTTGCAGTACAAGCGGGAGCAAAAAGCGCTTTAGCTTCTCTTTGGATGATTAATGATGGGATCGCAGGACAAGTAGCTGTAGGTTTTTATGATGAATTACTTCGTAGTCCTAAGGTTAGTAAAGCAAAAGCATTGCAAACTGTACTAATAAAGTTTATTGTGGATGAAAATGCCAACACATTTAATCATCCACGGTATTGGTCTCCTTTTGTAATGATTGGTAACTGGCTGTAA
- a CDS encoding response regulator transcription factor: MMSKAIPVKNLTFLVVDDQELALYATINVLKPQYPNAEIIEAHTAQEALNLIVNNLPDLAIVDLSMPETAGESARTDAGIQLLRTLMEKYRSLNIVVQSAYPRSLIRLKPLISSHEGGFTVADKSLSMKEMLTKVDWALNGVIYTPKEMRVVIEVKPEWLEMLELAFNKGLQDKEIAKQMQIAERTVRHYWKNVQDVLEVYPNEGQNLRIQTEIRAREEGLID; encoded by the coding sequence ATGATGTCCAAGGCAATTCCCGTAAAAAATTTGACATTTTTGGTGGTTGATGATCAAGAGTTAGCGTTATACGCAACAATCAATGTCTTGAAACCGCAGTATCCAAATGCAGAGATTATCGAAGCTCACACTGCACAAGAAGCACTCAACCTGATAGTAAATAATTTGCCCGACTTGGCTATTGTTGATTTGTCAATGCCAGAGACAGCAGGCGAATCGGCCCGAACTGATGCGGGAATTCAGCTATTGCGGACGTTAATGGAGAAGTATCGCAGTCTCAATATTGTAGTGCAAAGTGCCTATCCTCGCTCTTTAATTCGTTTAAAACCTTTAATTAGCAGTCATGAAGGAGGGTTTACCGTTGCAGATAAAAGTTTATCAATGAAGGAGATGTTAACTAAGGTCGATTGGGCACTTAATGGTGTAATTTATACTCCCAAGGAAATGCGTGTAGTGATAGAGGTAAAACCGGAATGGTTGGAGATGTTGGAGTTGGCTTTTAATAAGGGGTTACAAGATAAGGAGATTGCCAAACAAATGCAGATTGCAGAACGCACAGTCCGTCACTACTGGAAAAATGTTCAGGATGTTTTGGAAGTTTACCCAAATGAAGGTCAAAATCTACGGATTCAAACAGAAATTCGGGCAAGGGAAGAAGGTTTAATAGATTAA
- a CDS encoding sigma-70 family RNA polymerase sigma factor, with product MPIKLSNNGQFPSNSTSEPDSDLVKQCLQGEIQSYGLLYRRHQQRVRSILSQCEPSSLDDLVQEVFVRAWKGLPKFRQTAKFSTWLYRIAWNLACDQRQAEVKRRTQLQALTVNTPSQQEAPDLMALHYQDLVQQGLINLSFDHRTILVLHDLEEVPQKEIAEILSIPIGTVKSRLFHARAAMRQFLQQQGVQL from the coding sequence GTGCCAATCAAGCTTTCAAATAATGGGCAATTTCCCAGCAACTCCACAAGCGAACCTGATAGCGATCTGGTAAAGCAGTGCTTGCAAGGTGAGATCCAAAGCTACGGGCTACTTTATCGTCGCCATCAGCAACGGGTGAGGTCGATTTTGTCTCAATGTGAACCATCTAGCCTAGATGATTTAGTGCAGGAGGTATTTGTTAGAGCTTGGAAAGGATTGCCCAAATTTCGCCAAACAGCAAAATTCTCGACTTGGCTATATCGCATTGCTTGGAATTTAGCTTGCGATCAGCGACAAGCGGAAGTTAAAAGACGGACTCAATTACAAGCGCTGACGGTAAATACTCCAAGCCAACAAGAAGCTCCAGATTTGATGGCTTTGCATTATCAAGACTTGGTGCAACAAGGGTTAATTAACTTAAGTTTTGACCATCGCACAATACTAGTGTTGCATGACTTAGAGGAAGTGCCACAAAAAGAGATAGCAGAAATCCTTTCTATTCCCATAGGAACCGTGAAGTCTCGTCTGTTTCATGCTCGTGCGGCTATGCGCCAATTTCTGCAACAACAAGGAGTGCAACTATGA
- a CDS encoding DUF1800 domain-containing protein, which translates to MTAKPRFFVMSLLILLVGVTPSNAAPQSVDPKVLHIINRLSFGPRPGDVQRVESIGVERYIKEQLSPESIPESSSLENQLAQLKTLSLKPMQLLADGVTTPKSSPEIKKAAQQKARGVLQEAIQARLLRATNSPRQLQEVMVDFWYNHFNVDAAKGRTRLLVGAYEQQAIRPYALGRFRDLLGATAHHPAMLYYLDNWQNTAPHSPGARGRFQGLNENYARELMELHTLGVDGGYTQQDVIALAKILTGWGIARPNQQNSHSFGFYFDPKRHDSSDKVFLKTTIKGGGEAEGEQALDILARSPATARHLSYELAQYFVSDRPPTTLVDRLTQRYLATDGNIRDVLDTLFHSSEFWDSKNFNAKFKTPYQYAISAVRATGVEVNNTKPIFNLLQQLDMPVYGCPTPDGYKNTETAWLNPDAMTRRLNFATAIASGRLPLSSLPTPINVGNNVSGVTLPVAKVKPSPIDSLQLTSTLGNSLSPQTQSAIASSPRQLHAALILGSPEFMRR; encoded by the coding sequence ATGACTGCAAAACCAAGATTCTTTGTGATGTCGCTGTTAATTTTACTCGTTGGGGTTACGCCTAGTAATGCAGCGCCACAATCTGTTGATCCCAAAGTTTTACATATAATTAACCGCTTGAGTTTTGGGCCTCGCCCTGGAGATGTGCAACGGGTAGAGTCTATTGGTGTAGAACGCTATATTAAAGAGCAACTTTCACCTGAAAGTATCCCGGAATCATCCAGTCTGGAAAATCAACTAGCACAACTAAAAACTCTCAGCTTAAAGCCAATGCAACTATTGGCTGATGGTGTAACCACGCCAAAATCCAGCCCAGAAATCAAGAAAGCTGCACAACAAAAAGCCAGAGGTGTGCTTCAAGAAGCAATTCAAGCCAGATTATTACGGGCGACTAATAGTCCTAGACAACTGCAAGAAGTCATGGTGGACTTTTGGTACAACCATTTTAATGTGGATGCTGCCAAGGGACGCACTCGCCTTTTAGTAGGAGCCTACGAACAGCAAGCCATTAGACCCTATGCGCTGGGGCGCTTCCGTGACTTGTTAGGTGCAACCGCACATCATCCGGCTATGCTGTATTATCTAGATAATTGGCAAAATACTGCCCCTCATAGCCCTGGCGCTCGTGGTAGATTTCAGGGTTTAAATGAGAACTATGCCCGTGAGTTAATGGAATTACACACTCTCGGCGTAGATGGTGGCTATACCCAGCAAGATGTGATCGCTTTGGCAAAGATTTTGACGGGTTGGGGAATTGCTCGTCCCAATCAGCAAAATAGTCATAGTTTTGGATTTTACTTTGACCCCAAACGCCACGATTCTAGCGACAAAGTTTTTCTCAAAACCACTATTAAAGGCGGTGGTGAAGCAGAAGGAGAACAAGCCTTAGATATTTTAGCGCGTAGCCCCGCTACAGCCCGTCATCTTAGCTACGAACTAGCTCAGTATTTTGTCAGCGATCGCCCACCCACAACTTTAGTAGATCGTCTAACACAGCGCTATCTTGCTACTGATGGAAATATTCGCGATGTCCTCGATACTTTATTTCACAGTTCTGAATTTTGGGACAGTAAAAACTTTAATGCCAAGTTTAAAACACCCTATCAGTATGCTATCTCTGCAGTGCGAGCTACAGGGGTGGAAGTTAACAACACAAAACCAATATTTAATTTACTTCAACAGTTAGATATGCCTGTTTATGGTTGTCCAACTCCAGATGGCTATAAAAACACAGAAACAGCATGGTTGAATCCTGATGCAATGACTCGCCGTCTTAACTTTGCCACTGCGATCGCTAGTGGTAGATTACCGCTCTCAAGTTTACCAACTCCGATAAATGTAGGTAACAATGTCTCAGGAGTAACTCTGCCAGTAGCTAAGGTCAAACCATCTCCCATAGATAGCTTACAACTCACGAGTACATTAGGTAATTCTTTATCTCCTCAAACCCAAAGTGCGATCGCCTCTAGTCCGCGACAACTCCACGCAGCTTTAATCTTAGGTAGTCCGGAATTTATGCGTCGTTAA